From Lawsonia intracellularis PHE/MN1-00, the proteins below share one genomic window:
- a CDS encoding FapA family protein — translation MKMYLQHYFNPDFDYLQLQPIVSVKGQADLYNLGYVQNVVKGQVIAEMIPLEAIENPIPRFVLEQEKFPQGPNTYIDPAYPHYLLSDVNGYVFYYNGKISVKKVLNVRSNVDFHTGNIAFVGDVMVHKDVKAGFQLQANTIIINGMVEGGEVRSRKDMKIIGGARGGVSNRCLLSSGGSLHVNFTEKVELRSKKRMIVERFCMQCKVYAEESFIVSGLVAGGIIQVSKHVFIKEKLGNTSGIPTHIFLGYNPFLLRKLESCDNSLGILSEKITNYKTIIDQSSSSTDEIHQKLEEVVQQHNQLSKYRNTIWKLLQLDEAKAFSCRLVVPGIVYPGVELSIGNASFSVKEELNNVCFRLHENEIIYESVPATLLPFF, via the coding sequence ATGAAAATGTATTTACAACATTATTTTAATCCTGACTTTGACTATCTTCAATTACAGCCAATTGTTAGTGTTAAAGGACAAGCTGACTTGTATAACTTAGGATATGTTCAGAATGTTGTTAAAGGTCAAGTCATTGCTGAAATGATACCTCTTGAAGCAATAGAAAATCCAATTCCTCGATTTGTGCTTGAACAAGAAAAGTTTCCTCAGGGACCAAATACATATATTGATCCTGCATATCCACATTATTTACTTTCTGACGTCAATGGGTATGTTTTTTATTATAATGGTAAGATATCTGTAAAAAAAGTTTTGAATGTTCGTTCAAATGTAGACTTTCATACAGGTAATATTGCTTTTGTTGGTGATGTCATGGTTCATAAAGATGTCAAAGCTGGTTTTCAACTACAGGCAAATACTATTATTATAAATGGAATGGTTGAAGGTGGAGAAGTTCGTTCAAGAAAAGATATGAAGATTATTGGTGGTGCTCGAGGTGGAGTTAGTAATCGCTGTCTTCTTTCGTCTGGAGGAAGTCTTCATGTTAACTTTACTGAAAAAGTTGAACTTCGATCAAAAAAAAGGATGATTGTTGAACGTTTTTGTATGCAATGCAAAGTGTATGCAGAAGAAAGTTTTATTGTTTCAGGATTAGTAGCTGGAGGTATTATTCAAGTTTCAAAACATGTTTTTATTAAAGAAAAATTAGGAAATACATCAGGAATACCAACGCATATTTTTTTAGGATATAATCCATTTCTTCTGAGAAAACTAGAAAGTTGTGATAATAGCTTAGGGATATTAAGTGAAAAAATAACAAATTATAAAACAATTATTGATCAATCATCTTCTTCTACAGATGAAATTCATCAAAAGTTAGAAGAGGTTGTTCAGCAACATAATCAGTTATCAAAATATAGAAATACTATATGGAAACTGTTACAACTTGATGAGGCTAAAGCATTTTCTTGTCGCTTAGTTGTTCCAGGGATAGTATATCCTGGTGTAGAATTATCTATAGGTAATGCTAGTTTTTCTGTTAAGGAAGAACTTAATAATGTATGTTTCAGGCTTCATGAAAATGAAATTATTTATGAGTCAGTCCCTGCAACTCTTCTTCCTTTTTTTTAA
- a CDS encoding glycosyltransferase family protein has product MNKYIQYDENGDIIDIIIQIQDRSISMLGSGGKIREKKIASHFITALQKAEMSSKVLPVLLGSGAGYALKEILENTTSPIAVIDKEFFLNDTQLKEKITDQRINWICSSNIEEVFSALTHWQIQHGRLPLYPLVHPFYFRIDKPWYQKIKQYVAASTRFDFWSKAIRPRFSTAEPRLLLITTRYFLLGVIEEACNRLGIPHQIITIQDEETGCVEFVEQLLTSVATFHPDFILTINHFGVDKEGILVDLLAKLELPMASWFVDNPHLIIHEYGEVVSPWTAIFTWDENTLHSLKEYGYPHVFYLPLGTSQYRFRPRMPQDKPLSSVFPTHLSFVGNSMVYKVEEQIEKGNFPSILLQHYKNIASDFIYSDKRSIQQFLKETYPEYYKEYLKLPDVEQRLAYEAMLTWESTLQYRFSCVEQLLSFQPVIVGDNGWYELLSNYKDNWSYCPSVNYYNTLPSIYRFSDINFNSTSKQMKGAVNQRVFDIPATGSFLITDWQQQMDTLFEPNKEVVYYREVGEIRELVQYYLTHPNQRKSIASAARQRVLAEHTWEHRLQTLLEHMRQTYG; this is encoded by the coding sequence ATGAATAAGTATATTCAATATGATGAGAACGGAGATATCATTGATATCATTATCCAGATACAGGATAGATCTATATCCATGTTAGGTTCTGGGGGGAAGATAAGAGAAAAGAAAATTGCCAGCCATTTTATTACAGCATTGCAAAAAGCAGAAATGTCTTCAAAAGTATTACCAGTTCTCTTAGGAAGTGGTGCAGGATATGCATTAAAAGAGATTTTAGAAAATACAACAAGTCCAATTGCTGTGATTGATAAAGAGTTTTTTCTTAATGATACACAATTGAAAGAAAAAATTACTGATCAAAGAATCAATTGGATTTGCTCATCCAATATCGAAGAGGTATTTTCTGCTCTAACACATTGGCAAATACAGCATGGTCGTTTACCTCTTTACCCTTTAGTGCATCCATTTTACTTTAGAATAGATAAACCTTGGTATCAAAAAATTAAACAATATGTTGCAGCAAGTACAAGATTTGACTTTTGGTCTAAGGCTATTCGACCACGTTTTTCTACAGCAGAGCCACGTCTTCTATTAATTACAACACGATATTTTTTATTAGGAGTTATTGAAGAGGCTTGTAATCGTCTTGGTATTCCTCATCAAATTATTACTATTCAAGATGAAGAAACAGGATGTGTAGAGTTTGTAGAGCAACTTTTAACATCAGTTGCCACGTTTCACCCTGACTTTATTTTAACTATAAATCATTTTGGGGTAGATAAAGAGGGTATTTTAGTAGATCTTCTTGCTAAGCTAGAGTTACCAATGGCTTCTTGGTTTGTGGATAATCCACACCTTATTATCCATGAGTATGGGGAAGTTGTATCACCGTGGACAGCTATTTTTACATGGGATGAAAATACGTTACATTCATTGAAAGAGTATGGTTATCCACATGTGTTTTATTTACCATTAGGGACTTCTCAATATCGCTTTAGACCTAGAATGCCACAAGATAAGCCTTTATCATCAGTTTTTCCTACTCATCTTTCTTTTGTTGGGAACTCTATGGTTTATAAGGTAGAAGAGCAGATAGAGAAAGGCAACTTCCCTTCAATATTGCTTCAACACTATAAAAATATAGCTAGTGATTTTATATATTCAGATAAACGTTCTATACAACAATTTTTAAAGGAAACATATCCAGAATATTATAAAGAATATCTTAAGCTTCCTGATGTTGAACAGCGTTTAGCTTATGAAGCAATGCTTACATGGGAATCAACACTCCAATATAGATTCAGTTGTGTAGAACAATTACTTTCTTTTCAACCTGTTATTGTTGGAGACAATGGTTGGTATGAATTACTTAGTAATTATAAAGATAATTGGAGTTATTGTCCGTCTGTAAACTATTACAATACATTACCATCAATATACAGATTTTCAGATATTAATTTTAACAGTACAAGTAAACAAATGAAAGGAGCAGTAAATCAACGTGTGTTTGATATTCCTGCAACAGGCTCTTTTCTTATTACAGACTGGCAACAGCAAATGGATACATTATTTGAACCTAATAAAGAAGTTGTCTATTATCGTGAGGTTGGTGAGATAAGAGAGCTTGTTCAGTATTATTTGACGCATCCTAATCAACGTAAGTCTATTGCCAGTGCTGCAAGACAAAGAGTTCTTGCTGAACATACTTGGGAGCATAGGCTACAAACGTTATTAGAGCATATGCGTCAAACATATGGATAA
- a CDS encoding HD domain-containing protein — MDSVQLNECIAFIQRAENLKNTLRSAHTSQGRQESAAEHSWRLCLLILVFAKYFEHADVNKLLRLAVVHDLGEAVCGDIPAIAKPDLDKKSETERRGMCELCTGLPESIYTEMLALWDEYELAETLEAKIVKGLDKLETIMQHNQGKNPPDFDYEFNLFYGQDAISVLPLLKQIRDVLDKNTRENVAIKNFFKHYDGGLL, encoded by the coding sequence ATGGATTCTGTACAATTAAACGAGTGTATTGCTTTTATTCAACGTGCTGAAAATCTAAAAAATACATTACGCAGTGCACATACATCGCAAGGGAGGCAGGAAAGTGCTGCAGAGCATAGCTGGCGGCTTTGTTTACTGATACTTGTTTTTGCAAAATACTTTGAACATGCTGATGTAAATAAACTTTTGCGATTGGCTGTTGTTCATGATTTGGGTGAAGCAGTTTGTGGAGATATACCTGCTATTGCCAAACCGGATTTAGACAAAAAGTCGGAGACTGAACGTAGAGGCATGTGTGAACTGTGCACGGGTTTACCGGAAAGTATCTATACGGAAATGTTGGCTTTATGGGATGAATATGAATTAGCGGAAACTCTGGAGGCAAAAATTGTCAAGGGGCTTGATAAGCTGGAAACAATCATGCAGCACAACCAGGGAAAGAATCCACCTGATTTTGATTATGAATTCAACTTGTTTTACGGACAGGATGCTATATCAGTTCTTCCTCTGCTTAAGCAAATTCGAGATGTTCTTGATAAGAACACCAGGGAAAATGTTGCTATAAAAAACTTTTTCAAACATTACGATGGTGGACTATTATAA